Proteins encoded within one genomic window of Eleutherodactylus coqui strain aEleCoq1 chromosome 1, aEleCoq1.hap1, whole genome shotgun sequence:
- the LIPT2 gene encoding octanoyl-[acyl-carrier-protein]:protein N-octanoyltransferase LIPT2, mitochondrial → MSRSAGRPTLRALRLGLLPFPEALAVQRRCVRAAAEGRDSLLLVEHRPVYTVGLRRGAGERDEEARLRALGADYQRTDRGGLVTFHGPGQLVCYPVLDLRRLRRSLRAYVCGLEGAVIRLCRGLRLEAGRAEETGVWLRDRKICAIGVHCSRHITHHGLALNCNTDLSWFSHILPCGIVGKGVTSLTAELGRDVTVEEIIPHFLESFQEEFDCAVEYDGHMTAPWSTMVT, encoded by the exons ATGTCTCGCTCAGCAGGCCGGCCTACGCTCCGCGCTCTCCGGCTGGGGCTGCTGCCGTTCCCCGAGGCCCTGGCGGTGCAGCGGCGCTGTGTGCGGGCGGCGGCGGAGGGCCGGGACTCCCTGCTGCTGGTGGAGCACCGGCCGGTCTACACGGTGGGGCTGCggcggggcgccggggagcgggacgAGGAGGCGCGGCTGCGGGCCCTCGGGGCGGACTACCAGCGCACCGACCGCGGCGGCCTCGTCACCTTCCACGGCCCCGGCCAGCTGGTGTGCTACCCGGTGCTGGACCTCCGGCGCCTCCGCCGCTCCCTGCGGGCCTACGTGTGCGGCCTGGAGGGCGCCGTCATCCGCCTGTGCCGGGGGCTGCGGCTGGAGGCGGGCCGGGCGGAGGAGACCGGGGTCTGGCTGCGGGACCGGAAGATCTGCGCCATCG GCGTCCATTGCTCGCGGCACATCACCCACCACGGCCTCGCCCTCAACTGCAACACGGACCTCTCCTGGTTCAGCCACATCTTGCCCTGCGGCATTGTGGGTAAAGGAGTCACCTCGCTGACCGCCGAGCTCGGCCGGGACGTCACCGTGGAGGAGATCATCCCCCACTTTTTGGAAAGCTTCCAGGAAGAGTTTGACTGCGCCGTGGAGTACGATGGTCACATGACTGCGCCGTGGAGTACGATGGTCACATGA